The Candidatus Zixiibacteriota bacterium genome includes the window CATCATAATCACCAAAATTTAAACCCTCAATTTTTACCGCATCCTTAAAAGTTACAACAAAAATCTCCGCTTTCTGTTTCCGGGCTGCCTGTATAAGGATGTCAATTTCCTCCTGCACATAGCAATGATGGTCTCTAAACCTGATGAAATTTATTGGCTTCAAACCAATTCTATTCAGACTTTCACCAAATTTGGCAGGCGAACCAAGCCCGCAGAATGCGATTGCTCTTTTGGCCGCTATCTCATCAATACCTGCTTTTTTACCATCAGCGATGTTTTGAAAACCGGTTATTTTCGAGGCTGACCAGAATAGTTTTATCCCACCCTCATTGCTGATAGTTTGTTTCTCCATAGACTGAATATCATTATAGGAAGTATAAATGATAATATCAGCCCGACGAAGAGCCTCCGGCGGCTCGCGAAGCAATCCGTAGGGAATATATCCGCCCGGTCCTAAAGGATTCGACCAATCGAGACAGACAATATCAATATCGCGATAAATCCTTCGATGCTGAAAGCCATCGTCAATAATAATTAGTTCAGCGCCATCAGAGGCGGCT containing:
- the lpxK gene encoding tetraacyldisaccharide 4'-kinase; the encoded protein is MMPSLPKAMLWPFSLIYGAVIFLWDLYYSHTKQVKLPCKVISVGNITVGGTGKTPLAIKIANLSVKAGYKTAIVARGYKRKAKGLIEISASSNWSDAGDEPLEMIRSTDNVRIYVCKSKTEAAIKAASDGAELIIIDDGFQHRRIYRDIDIVCLDWSNPLGPGGYIPYGLLREPPEALRRADIIIYTSYNDIQSMEKQTISNEGGIKLFWSASKITGFQNIADGKKAGIDEIAAKRAIAFCGLGSPAKFGESLNRIGLKPINFIRFRDHHCYVQEEIDILIQAARKQKAEIFVVTFKDAVKIEGLNFGDYDVYFAKLEIDIIDQSGNGQVDEFREKLKL